The following are from one region of the Methyloversatilis discipulorum genome:
- a CDS encoding carbon-nitrogen hydrolase family protein: MNTTTKTRVAAVQMVSGPVVADNLQEAGHWIAEAARQGAQLVALPEYFPLISGDEADKIGIRESEGEGPIQRFLADCARRHGIWLIGGSVPLVADAANKVRNTCLAYGPDGSQVARYDKVHLFAFTRGTENYDEARTIEAGHQPVSIETPFGRVGLSICYDLRFPEYFRALGDMKLLVLGAAFTETTGRAHWELLLRARAVENQCYVLAAAQGGVHPSGRRTWGDSMLIDPWGNVINRLARGPGVVIGDLDSDYLVEIRQNLPALGHRRIAC, from the coding sequence ATGAACACTACGACCAAGACCCGCGTTGCTGCCGTGCAGATGGTGTCCGGCCCGGTGGTGGCGGACAACCTGCAGGAAGCGGGGCACTGGATTGCCGAGGCGGCGCGTCAGGGCGCGCAGCTGGTGGCGCTGCCGGAGTACTTTCCGCTGATTTCCGGCGACGAAGCGGACAAGATAGGCATACGCGAATCAGAGGGCGAAGGCCCGATCCAGCGTTTCCTCGCCGACTGCGCGCGCCGGCACGGCATCTGGCTGATCGGCGGCTCGGTGCCGCTGGTGGCGGATGCCGCGAACAAGGTCCGCAACACCTGCCTCGCCTACGGCCCGGACGGCAGCCAGGTGGCCCGTTACGACAAGGTCCATCTGTTCGCCTTCACCCGCGGCACCGAGAATTACGACGAGGCGCGGACGATCGAAGCCGGCCATCAGCCGGTGTCGATCGAGACCCCTTTCGGCCGGGTCGGCCTGTCGATCTGCTACGACCTGCGCTTTCCGGAGTATTTCCGCGCGCTCGGTGACATGAAGCTGCTGGTGCTCGGTGCCGCTTTCACCGAAACCACCGGCCGGGCCCACTGGGAGCTTCTGCTGCGTGCGCGCGCGGTCGAGAATCAGTGTTACGTGCTGGCGGCGGCGCAGGGCGGCGTGCACCCGTCCGGCCGGCGCACCTGGGGTGACTCGATGCTGATCGATCCGTGGGGCAATGTGATCAATCGCCTGGCGCGTGGTCCGGGCGTGGTCATAGGTGATCTGGATTCGGACTATCTTGTTGAAATAAGGCAGAATCTTCCTGCTTTGGGCCACCGGCGCATCGCTTGTTGA